In the Brienomyrus brachyistius isolate T26 unplaced genomic scaffold, BBRACH_0.4 scaffold105, whole genome shotgun sequence genome, one interval contains:
- the LOC125727645 gene encoding sodium/potassium/calcium exchanger 3-like isoform X3, protein MLLHVFCAVYMFYALAIICDEYFVPSLEKISENLQLSQDVAGATFMAAGSSAPELFTSLIGVFITKGDVGVGTIVGSAVFNILVIIGICGVFTYRTISLTWWPLFRDSLFYLFSVVALILVVYDGRVVWWESVLLVTMYGLYILIMKFNSRIFGIAEQHCGRPGSSCGGSDLQDDGVAANRGANGDFSSILLRKAGGVSAAEPPVVMVDELFRAHPRQISFSEASMRVMITGHFCPRTRLVMASRLLINERQQLSQNSAAGNGGVVAAKGVSQEGGGSHLPEATRQSPEEAGDVERAQSRSKEELVAEGNGGPVEAEEDDEEEELFSPFRIPRGRCDRIKWLVSWPLRLLLYCTVPNCVLPRWRRWFMVTFVISTLWIAVFSYLMVWMVTIISLTLDIPDFIMGITFLAAGTSVPDCMASLIVARQGLGDMAVSNSIGSNIFDILLGLGFPWVLRTLVVDYGSAVSIKNKGLIYSVILLLASVFLTVSSVHLNHWKLDRRLGFGLLFLYAIFILCSIILNVQL, encoded by the exons GCCGTCTACATGTTCTACGCACTTGCCATCATCTGTGACGAATACTTCGTCCCTTCTCTCGAAAAGATATCCGAG AACCTGCAGCTAAGTCAGGATGTGGCAGGGGCTACCTTCATGGCAGCTGGAAGCTCCGCCCCTGAACTCTTTACATCTCTGATTG GTGTGTTCATCACCAAAGGGGACGTGGGAGTTGGTACAATCGTCGGCTCGGCCGTCTTCAACATCCTGGTCATCATCGGGATCTGCGGCGTCTTCACGTACCGG ACCATCTCCCTGACTTGGTGGCCCTTATTCCGGGACTCCCTGTTCTACTTATTCTCAGTGGTAGCCCTCATCCTG GTGGTCTACGACGGGAGGGTGGTCTG gTGGGAATCTGTGCTGCTGGTCACCATGTACGGCCTCTACATCCTCATCATGAA GTTCAACAGCAGGATCTTTGGGATCGCGGAGCAGCACTGCGGGAGGCCTGGCTCGTCCTGCGGGGGGAGCGACCTGCAGGATGATGGCGTGGCAGCCAACAGGGGGGCGAACGGCGACTTCTCCTCCATCCTGCTGAGGAAAG cagggggcgtgtcAGCGGCCGAGCCCCCTGTGGTGATGGTGGACGAGCTCTTTAGGGCACACCCCCGGCAGATCTCCTTCTCCGAGGCCAGCATGCGTGTGATGATCACAGGCCACTTCTGCCCCCGCACCCGTCTGGTCATGGCCAGCCGCCTACTCATCAATGAG AGGCAGCAGCTGTCCCAGAACTCTGCGGCCGGCAATGGGGGGGTCGTCGCAGCCAAGGGTGTAAGCCAGGAGGGTGGAGGCAGCCACCTCCCAGAGGCCACAAGGCAGTCTCCAGAAGAGGCTGGGGATGTGGAGAGGGCACAGAGCAGATCGAAGGAGGAGTTGGTTGCCGAGGGCAATGGAGGGCCCGTGGAGGCAGAGGAAGATGATGAAGAAGAGGAACTGTTCAGCCCCTTTAGGATTCCCA GAGGGCGCTGTGATCGCATAAAGTGGCTGGTGTCCTGGCCCCTCAGGCTGCTGCTCTACTGCACTGTGCCCAACTGCGTGCTCCCGCGATGGCGCCGCTGGTTCATGGTCACCTTCGTGATTTCCACGCTGTGGATCGCAGTCTTCTCCTACCTCATGGTGTGGATG GTCACCATCATCAGCCTCACACTCGACATCCCCGACTTCATTATGGGCATCACCTTCCTGGCCGCTGGCACCAGCGTGCCCGACTGCATGGCCAGCCTCATAGTCGCCCGCCAAG GCTTGGGGGACATGGCAGTGTCCAACTCCATAGGCAGCAACATCTTCGACATTCTCCTGGGGCTGGGTTTTCCCTGGGTATTGCGCACCCTGGTGGTAGACTATGGATCAGCA GTTTCCATCAAGAACAAGGGACTGATATACTCCGTCATCCTGCTCCTGGCATCTGTCTTTCTTACG gtgtcaAGTGTCCATCTGAACCACTGGAAGCTGGACCGTCGCCTGGGCTTTGGCTTGCTCTTCCTCTACGCCATCTTCATCCTTTGCTCCATCATCCTGAATGTACAGTTGTGA